The following are from one region of the Streptobacillus ratti genome:
- a CDS encoding M48 family metallopeptidase: protein MVEKILGYEVERKRVKNINLRIRSDLTIFISAPINIDKYYIEQFILSKKDWIDKNIAKIKEYSKNIQDETLENGTKIKFLGNYFEVEIIKNTYDNVTILNDKVIINTKNDDFNYKMKLIEQFYYKEAEKVFKERISMYLSIMNENIERLIIKKIKGKWGYCKPNEKIVALNTKLIKRSLFEIDYVIIHELSHLKHPNHSINFYRHVEKYMKNYKEAEKKLKYK from the coding sequence TTGGTTGAAAAGATTTTAGGTTATGAAGTTGAAAGAAAAAGAGTAAAAAATATCAATTTAAGAATAAGAAGTGATTTAACTATATTCATTTCTGCACCTATTAATATTGATAAATATTATATAGAACAATTTATTTTGTCTAAAAAAGATTGGATAGATAAAAATATAGCAAAAATCAAAGAATATAGTAAAAATATTCAAGATGAAACTTTAGAAAATGGAACAAAAATTAAATTTTTAGGTAATTATTTTGAAGTTGAAATAATTAAAAATACATATGATAATGTAACTATTTTAAATGATAAAGTTATAATAAATACTAAAAATGATGATTTTAATTATAAAATGAAATTAATAGAACAATTTTACTATAAAGAAGCTGAAAAAGTATTTAAAGAAAGAATTTCTATGTATTTGTCAATAATGAATGAAAATATAGAAAGATTAATAATAAAGAAAATTAAAGGTAAGTGGGGATATTGTAAGCCTAATGAAAAAATAGTGGCATTAAATACTAAATTAATAAAGCGTTCTTTATTTGAAATTGATTATGTAATAATACATGAATTATCTCATTTAAAACACCCGAATCATAGTATTAATTTCTATAGACATGTAGAAAAATATATGAAAAATTACAAAGAAGCTGAGAAAAAATTAAAATATAAGTAA
- a CDS encoding ABC-F family ATP-binding cassette domain-containing protein has translation MITTSNLTVQFGGRKLFEDVNIKFTEGNCYGIIGANGAGKSTFLKVLTGEVDSTNGEIIIDKNKRISFLKQDHFAFEESMVLDVVIMGHEKLYKIMQERNEIYSKTEFTDEDGIKISELEGEFADLDGWDAETNAEKLLNGLGVTPDLHYKLMKELTEPEKVKVLLAQSLFGNPDILLLDEPTNGLDLKAVNWLENFIMDLETTTVLIVSHDRHFLNKVCTHIADIDYGKIKLFVGNYNFWYESSQLMQELLRNQNKKIEQKRKELQEFIARFSANASKSKQATSRKKQLDKLQLEDMQVSNRKYPYVDFKPEREAGNNMLKVENLSKTIDGELVLDNISFTINTNDKVAILSRNDIAKTTLFQILSGELEADSGSFEWGMTTTQSYFPKDNSEYFENVNLSLIDWLRQYSKDQHEEYVRGFLGRMLFSGDDARKEAKVLSGGEKVRCMLAKMMLSGANVLLLDNPTDHLDLESITSLNKGLTRFNGTILFTTHDHEFIQTVANKIIEITPKGLIYKEMSFDEYIEDEELQEQINNLYR, from the coding sequence ATGATAACTACAAGTAATTTAACAGTCCAATTTGGAGGAAGAAAATTATTCGAAGATGTAAATATAAAATTTACTGAGGGTAATTGTTATGGAATAATTGGAGCTAATGGTGCAGGAAAATCAACATTTTTAAAAGTTTTAACTGGTGAAGTTGACTCTACAAATGGAGAAATAATTATAGATAAAAATAAAAGAATTTCATTTTTAAAACAAGATCACTTTGCTTTTGAAGAAAGTATGGTATTAGATGTTGTTATTATGGGACATGAAAAACTTTATAAAATAATGCAAGAAAGAAATGAAATATATTCAAAAACAGAATTTACTGATGAAGATGGAATTAAAATTTCTGAACTTGAAGGTGAATTCGCAGATTTAGATGGTTGGGATGCTGAAACTAATGCTGAAAAACTTTTAAATGGATTAGGAGTTACTCCTGATTTACATTATAAGCTTATGAAAGAACTTACAGAACCAGAAAAAGTTAAAGTTTTACTTGCTCAAAGTTTATTTGGTAATCCAGATATATTATTACTTGATGAGCCTACAAACGGACTTGACTTAAAAGCTGTAAATTGGCTTGAAAATTTTATTATGGATCTTGAAACTACTACTGTATTAATAGTTTCGCATGATAGACACTTTTTAAATAAAGTATGTACTCATATTGCTGATATAGATTATGGTAAAATTAAATTATTTGTTGGAAACTATAACTTCTGGTATGAATCTTCTCAATTAATGCAAGAACTATTAAGAAATCAGAATAAAAAGATAGAACAAAAAAGAAAAGAATTACAAGAATTTATAGCAAGATTCTCTGCAAATGCCTCTAAATCAAAACAAGCAACAAGTAGAAAAAAACAATTAGATAAACTACAGTTAGAAGATATGCAAGTTTCAAATAGAAAATATCCATATGTAGACTTTAAACCTGAAAGAGAAGCTGGTAATAATATGTTGAAAGTTGAAAACTTATCTAAAACTATTGATGGTGAATTAGTTTTAGATAACATTAGTTTTACTATTAATACTAATGATAAAGTTGCTATTCTTTCAAGAAATGATATTGCAAAGACTACTCTATTTCAAATATTATCTGGCGAATTAGAAGCTGATAGTGGTAGTTTTGAATGGGGAATGACTACAACACAAAGCTATTTCCCTAAAGATAATTCAGAATATTTTGAAAATGTAAATCTTTCACTTATTGATTGGTTAAGACAATATTCTAAAGATCAACACGAAGAATATGTTAGAGGATTTTTAGGACGTATGCTATTTTCTGGTGATGATGCTAGAAAAGAAGCTAAAGTATTATCTGGTGGTGAAAAGGTTAGATGTATGTTAGCAAAAATGATGTTATCTGGTGCAAATGTTTTATTATTAGATAATCCTACCGATCACTTAGATCTTGAATCTATAACATCATTAAATAAAGGGCTAACAAGATTCAATGGAACTATTTTATTTACAACACATGATCATGAATTTATTCAAACAGTTGCAAATAAAATAATAGAAATTACTCCTAAAGGTTTAATTTACAAAGAAATGAGTTTTGATGAATATATTGAAGATGAAGAATTACAGGAACAAATCAATAATTTATACAGATAG
- a CDS encoding FAD-dependent oxidoreductase produces MDKKRERYDVLIIGGGSAGLTAAIYCGRAKLKTLVFEKTLVGGLATYTSDIANYPGFPEGIGGTELMNLFHKQAKNFDVKFKLTDVKSVKLDSEIKEVETFRVIYEAPVVVIAGGGYPRLTGAVNEDLFLYDKGISFCATCDAAANTDKTVMVVGSGDSAIEEGIFLTKFAKKVIVSVVHDEGIMDCNEIAKAEALANPKMEFIWNSMVKEYKGNEKLETVVLKNTKTGEDIPVDVDTCFLFIGYLPNTSLYKDVIDLSAKGYVITNEKMETNIEGVFAAGDIREKFLKQVSTAVGDGAIAGYNAEKFISESHTFNNQILNDGKETLVYLYDSSDSKMLEFLPKAEEHSNSINYELVKVDIYKSKFIANKLEIKEFPALVYLKDKKITDIKHEI; encoded by the coding sequence ATGGATAAAAAAAGAGAAAGATATGATGTGTTAATAATAGGTGGGGGAAGTGCTGGTTTAACAGCAGCTATTTATTGTGGAAGAGCTAAATTAAAAACATTAGTATTTGAAAAAACATTAGTTGGAGGATTAGCAACATATACAAGTGATATTGCTAATTATCCTGGATTTCCTGAGGGAATAGGTGGAACTGAATTAATGAATTTATTTCATAAACAAGCTAAAAACTTCGATGTTAAGTTTAAATTAACTGATGTTAAGTCAGTTAAATTAGATAGTGAAATTAAAGAAGTTGAAACATTTAGAGTTATTTATGAAGCACCTGTAGTTGTTATTGCTGGTGGAGGTTATCCTAGATTAACAGGAGCAGTTAATGAAGATTTATTCTTATATGATAAAGGAATTTCATTTTGTGCAACATGTGATGCAGCAGCAAATACAGATAAAACTGTAATGGTAGTTGGTTCAGGAGATTCTGCTATAGAAGAGGGTATATTTTTAACTAAATTTGCTAAAAAAGTAATAGTTTCAGTAGTTCATGATGAGGGAATAATGGATTGTAATGAAATTGCAAAAGCTGAAGCTTTAGCTAATCCAAAAATGGAATTTATATGGAACAGTATGGTTAAAGAATACAAAGGTAATGAAAAATTAGAAACTGTTGTTTTAAAAAACACAAAAACTGGCGAAGATATTCCAGTAGATGTTGATACATGTTTCTTATTTATCGGATATTTACCAAATACTTCTTTATATAAAGATGTAATAGATTTATCTGCTAAAGGATATGTAATTACTAATGAAAAAATGGAAACTAATATTGAGGGTGTATTTGCAGCTGGAGATATAAGAGAGAAGTTTTTAAAGCAAGTATCAACTGCTGTAGGAGATGGAGCAATAGCTGGATATAATGCTGAAAAATTTATTAGTGAAAGTCATACATTTAATAATCAAATTTTAAATGATGGAAAAGAAACTCTTGTATATTTATATGATTCAAGTGATAGTAAGATGTTAGAATTTTTACCAAAAGCAGAAGAACATTCAAATTCTATAAATTATGAATTAGTTAAAGTAGATATATATAAAAGTAAATTCATAGCTAATAAATTAGAAATAAAAGAATTTCCTGCATTAGTATATTTAAAAGATAAAAAAATTACAGATATAAAACATGAAATATAG
- a CDS encoding LysR family transcriptional regulator, with translation MDINNIKAFTKLIEYGTISKTATKLFITQSALSKIINKLELDLGATLLNRTNKGVSLTKEGQIAYNYFKKLIDIDNEIRKEIKDFKDNVKKLKIVAVPSVANYSLPCVLYNLSDKFKNMKFPLLLKNSSSKIVSDIADGIVDIGFVSNCQNCEFWKIKYTKAYDENIILVASNKNKLSKVELSDLFKFKYIEYIGDDTINEAIEEVISNYSSFNIITQLESIEAIKKSVSQSNFLAFLPYSSVKTEIYRKELKAIEIKGINITKEIFIARRFENSKKHKEVIDYIEKFILDTIC, from the coding sequence ATGGATATAAACAATATAAAGGCATTTACTAAATTAATTGAATATGGGACTATTTCTAAAACAGCTACCAAGCTTTTTATTACTCAATCAGCTCTTTCAAAAATAATAAATAAATTAGAATTAGATCTTGGTGCAACATTATTAAATAGAACAAATAAAGGTGTAAGTTTAACAAAAGAGGGACAAATTGCTTATAATTATTTTAAGAAATTAATTGATATTGATAATGAAATTAGAAAAGAAATTAAAGACTTTAAAGATAATGTAAAAAAATTAAAAATAGTTGCCGTACCGTCTGTAGCTAACTACTCTCTTCCGTGTGTTCTCTATAATTTGAGTGATAAATTTAAAAATATGAAGTTTCCACTATTATTAAAAAATAGTTCTTCCAAAATTGTTTCTGATATTGCAGATGGTATTGTAGATATAGGTTTTGTTTCAAATTGTCAAAATTGTGAATTTTGGAAAATTAAATATACTAAGGCTTATGATGAGAATATCATATTAGTAGCTTCTAATAAAAATAAGCTATCTAAAGTTGAATTATCAGATTTATTCAAATTTAAATACATTGAATATATAGGTGATGATACTATTAATGAAGCTATAGAGGAAGTAATATCAAATTATTCAAGTTTTAATATTATAACCCAACTTGAGTCTATAGAAGCTATAAAAAAATCTGTTAGTCAATCAAATTTTTTAGCTTTTCTACCTTATTCTTCTGTTAAAACAGAAATTTATAGAAAAGAATTAAAAGCTATTGAAATAAAAGGAATAAATATAACAAAAGAGATATTTATTGCACGTAGATTTGAAAATAGTAAGAAACATAAAGAAGTCATAGATTATATAGAGAAATTTATTCTTGATACAATATGCTAA
- a CDS encoding NUDIX hydrolase → MEIPIKDGFKFLKGAIKYHPTTKVPLEYIIKDDAVCITIFDENLEKVLFVEQYRPGVDKTTFENVAGIIDPGESPYFAINRELKEETGYNLKDIVDVISMKNPMLVDPYMTQYIHFYAGRLKSNDIIPGETDFDEAEDIKSHWIKIDEIENYLIDMKTLLSIKYFLPILKKMSVKNE, encoded by the coding sequence ATGGAAATACCAATAAAAGATGGTTTTAAATTTTTAAAGGGAGCGATAAAGTATCATCCTACAACCAAAGTGCCACTTGAATATATTATTAAAGATGATGCGGTTTGTATAACGATATTTGATGAAAATTTAGAAAAAGTATTATTCGTTGAACAATATCGTCCCGGTGTTGATAAAACCACATTTGAAAATGTTGCAGGTATTATTGATCCAGGAGAATCGCCTTATTTTGCGATAAATAGAGAGTTAAAAGAAGAAACAGGATATAATCTAAAAGATATAGTAGATGTAATATCAATGAAAAATCCTATGTTAGTTGATCCATATATGACACAATATATACATTTTTATGCAGGTAGATTAAAATCTAATGATATTATTCCAGGTGAAACAGATTTTGATGAAGCAGAGGATATTAAATCACATTGGATAAAAATTGATGAAATAGAGAATTATTTAATTGATATGAAAACATTATTATCAATAAAATATTTTTTACCAATTTTAAAGAAAATGAGTGTGAAAAATGAATAA
- a CDS encoding sulfurtransferase TusA family protein, translating into MIEECFGEICPIPFLKFERIFNEIEIGENFTIIVDQSCAKVKIENHCKYKNIRFKTIEPINGIWEITVWK; encoded by the coding sequence ATGATAGAAGAATGTTTTGGAGAAATTTGTCCTATTCCATTTTTAAAATTTGAAAGAATTTTTAATGAAATAGAAATTGGTGAAAATTTCACTATAATTGTTGATCAAAGTTGTGCTAAGGTTAAAATTGAAAATCATTGTAAGTATAAAAATATTAGATTTAAAACTATTGAACCAATAAATGGTATATGGGAAATAACAGTATGGAAATAA
- the mgtE gene encoding magnesium transporter translates to MNNNLDIEKLTQEEIDLLKQEIKSRLDHEDEKEYFEEDIDTEEIAEDLQNLESEEEIEEFVEEHHTVDIADSFYEIDDDTELLRVFNLFSDDVKIEIFEQSDEELQVRILNLLELDKAIDILTYLPPDDVADILGVLELRKSKEILDNMKRSDANKIRLLLGYADDTAGGIMTTQYIAFKKNLKIKDIMEKIKVIGPKTEYIETIFVLDEESRLFGEADLRDILISSDDTMLEEITNENIIYVDPYYDQEKVAQIVSRYGLKVVPVVNRKGNMLGIITIDDVIDVINEENTEDILKMHGAGDDETLETTLKDSVLKRLPWLSINLITAFLASFTVGLFSETIDAVVALAVSMPIVSGMGGNAGTQSLAVTIRSIALDESDSEESWRISLKYILLGFINGIILGIVCGIAIFFFYRNFYLSFVIFLAMIGNCVIACLVGYLIPVGLKLAKIDPAMASAVVLTTITDICGFFLFLGLATLFLDKLV, encoded by the coding sequence ATGAATAATAATTTAGATATAGAAAAATTAACACAGGAAGAAATAGATTTACTAAAACAAGAAATAAAGAGTAGATTAGATCATGAAGATGAAAAAGAATATTTTGAAGAAGATATAGATACAGAAGAAATAGCAGAGGATTTACAAAATTTAGAATCTGAAGAAGAAATAGAAGAATTTGTTGAAGAACATCATACTGTAGATATAGCAGATTCATTCTATGAAATTGATGATGATACAGAATTATTAAGAGTATTTAACTTATTTAGTGATGATGTAAAAATAGAAATATTTGAGCAATCTGATGAGGAATTACAAGTTCGTATTTTAAACTTACTTGAATTAGATAAAGCGATAGATATTTTAACATATTTACCTCCGGATGATGTTGCAGATATATTAGGGGTATTAGAATTAAGAAAAAGTAAAGAAATTTTAGATAATATGAAACGTTCTGATGCAAACAAGATAAGATTACTTTTAGGGTATGCAGATGATACAGCCGGTGGTATAATGACCACACAATATATAGCTTTTAAAAAGAATTTAAAAATTAAAGATATTATGGAGAAGATAAAAGTTATCGGACCTAAAACAGAATATATAGAAACTATTTTTGTATTAGATGAAGAATCAAGATTATTTGGAGAAGCCGATTTAAGAGATATATTAATATCATCTGATGATACAATGCTTGAAGAAATAACAAATGAAAATATTATTTATGTTGATCCGTATTATGACCAAGAAAAAGTTGCACAAATAGTTTCAAGATATGGTCTTAAAGTAGTTCCAGTTGTAAATAGAAAAGGTAATATGCTTGGAATAATTACTATAGATGACGTTATTGATGTAATTAACGAAGAAAATACTGAAGATATCTTAAAAATGCACGGAGCAGGAGATGATGAAACACTTGAAACAACTTTAAAGGATAGTGTTTTAAAAAGATTACCATGGCTTTCTATAAATCTAATAACGGCATTTTTAGCATCATTTACTGTTGGATTATTTTCTGAAACAATAGATGCTGTAGTAGCACTTGCTGTTTCAATGCCTATAGTTTCTGGTATGGGAGGAAATGCAGGAACTCAAAGTTTGGCAGTTACAATAAGATCTATAGCTTTAGATGAAAGTGATAGTGAAGAAAGTTGGAGAATTTCACTTAAATATATTTTACTTGGATTTATAAATGGTATTATTTTAGGTATTGTATGTGGAATAGCAATCTTTTTCTTTTATAGAAACTTTTATTTAAGTTTTGTAATATTTTTAGCTATGATAGGTAATTGTGTTATAGCATGTTTGGTAGGATACCTTATACCGGTTGGTCTAAAACTAGCTAAGATTGACCCTGCGATGGCTTCAGCAGTAGTTTTAACAACAATTACAGATATATGTGGGTTCTTTTTATTTTTAGGACTTGCAACATTATTTTTAGATAAATTAGTATAA
- a CDS encoding peptidylprolyl isomerase — MKIRMTTNKGDIILNLFEESAPITVANFINLVNRGFYNGLKFHRVIEDFMAQGGDPTGTGMGGPGYMFGDEVYNGYVFDKPGYLAMANAGPNTNGSQFFITTVVTEWLNNNHTIFGEVNTEEDLNIVKSLVTGDIMEKVEVIETNEDYLEKVVDIIAEFNKKLDKTK, encoded by the coding sequence ATGAAAATAAGAATGACAACAAATAAAGGGGATATAATATTGAATTTGTTTGAGGAATCAGCTCCAATTACAGTTGCAAATTTTATAAACCTAGTTAATAGAGGTTTTTATAATGGTTTAAAGTTTCATAGAGTAATAGAGGACTTTATGGCACAAGGTGGAGATCCTACTGGAACAGGTATGGGTGGTCCAGGATATATGTTTGGCGATGAAGTATATAATGGATATGTCTTTGATAAACCTGGATATTTAGCAATGGCAAATGCAGGTCCTAATACCAATGGATCACAGTTTTTTATAACTACTGTAGTTACAGAATGGTTAAATAATAATCATACAATATTTGGAGAAGTTAATACAGAAGAGGATTTAAATATTGTTAAGTCATTAGTTACTGGAGATATAATGGAAAAAGTAGAAGTTATAGAAACTAATGAAGATTATTTAGAAAAAGTTGTAGATATAATTGCAGAATTTAATAAGAAATTAGATAAAACAAAATAA
- a CDS encoding YeeE/YedE thiosulfate transporter family protein yields the protein MQTYFKKLQKNPIYKRIMKDPLSYNTGATLLAVFAIAHFIFFNSTWGVTSTFAVWGAKIVKLIGATPENWGYFQTHASQGKSILTPLLQDGGSIRNIGIILGATLATLFASEFRIKKIKNKKQIVAGILGGFLMGFGSRLALGCNIGALFSATAALSLSGWVFAIFLLVGAIIGSKLLVKVFM from the coding sequence ATGCAGACATACTTTAAAAAATTACAAAAAAATCCTATATATAAAAGAATAATGAAAGATCCTTTATCATATAATACAGGGGCAACTTTACTTGCAGTATTTGCTATAGCTCATTTTATATTTTTTAATAGTACATGGGGAGTTACATCAACATTTGCAGTATGGGGAGCAAAAATAGTTAAATTAATTGGAGCAACTCCAGAAAACTGGGGATATTTTCAAACACATGCTTCACAAGGTAAATCAATTTTAACTCCATTATTACAAGATGGTGGATCAATACGTAATATAGGAATAATACTTGGAGCAACTCTTGCAACTTTATTTGCTTCAGAATTTAGAATTAAAAAAATCAAAAATAAAAAACAAATTGTAGCAGGAATATTAGGTGGATTCTTAATGGGATTTGGTTCAAGATTAGCATTAGGATGTAATATAGGGGCATTATTTTCAGCTACAGCTGCATTATCACTTTCAGGATGGGTATTTGCAATATTCTTATTAGTTGGTGCTATTATAGGAAGTAAATTATTAGTGAAAGTATTTATGTAG